Proteins encoded together in one Fibrobacter sp. UWH4 window:
- a CDS encoding mannose-1-phosphate guanylyltransferase/mannose-6-phosphate isomerase produces the protein MINLILCGGSGTRLWPVSRSLMPKQFAPLFDGQSLFRKTVVTNSAVCESQFIVSNADQFFLAKDQLEMEGMTGSKFLLEPVGRNTAPAIALACLTMDPETIVLVSPSDHVIRKKDEYKKVLLRAQELAETGNFVTFGITPTSPETGYGYIEAAGEDVKRFVEKPDLATAEKYLLSGNFYWNSGIFCFKAKTFLAELGKYSPKMLATAQKALSNATVEDGEPIRIDRDDMMAIPSNSIDYAVMEKSSKVKVVPSDIGWSDLGSFDSLYNEYPHDDNGNNVNPRHIAVGSRNSLVMGSQRAIATIDLDKMLIVDTPDALLVAPLSSSQKVKKVVEELKQRGSDLINVPQTVSRPWGTYSVLESTERYKMKRIVVKPGKRLSLQKHLHRSEHWVVVSGTATVTVGKNVFYVRPNESTYIPVGEVHRLQNEGKLPLVIVEVQVGEYTGEDDIIRMEDDFHRN, from the coding sequence ATGATTAACTTGATTCTTTGTGGCGGTTCGGGCACACGCCTCTGGCCCGTGAGCCGTTCCCTGATGCCCAAGCAGTTCGCACCGCTCTTTGACGGGCAGTCGCTCTTCCGCAAGACGGTGGTCACCAACTCCGCCGTCTGCGAATCCCAGTTTATCGTTTCTAACGCCGACCAGTTTTTCCTCGCGAAGGACCAACTCGAAATGGAAGGCATGACCGGAAGCAAGTTCCTCCTGGAACCCGTGGGCCGCAATACCGCTCCCGCAATCGCCCTCGCCTGCCTCACCATGGATCCGGAGACCATCGTGCTCGTGTCCCCGTCGGACCACGTGATTCGCAAGAAGGACGAGTACAAGAAGGTTCTCCTCCGTGCGCAGGAACTCGCCGAGACGGGCAACTTCGTGACCTTCGGCATCACACCAACGAGTCCCGAGACCGGCTACGGCTACATCGAAGCCGCCGGCGAAGACGTGAAACGTTTCGTGGAAAAGCCCGACCTTGCCACCGCCGAAAAATACCTGCTCTCCGGCAACTTCTACTGGAACAGTGGCATCTTCTGCTTCAAGGCAAAGACTTTCCTCGCTGAGCTCGGTAAGTATTCTCCGAAAATGCTCGCCACCGCCCAGAAGGCGCTTTCTAACGCGACTGTCGAAGACGGCGAACCCATCCGCATCGACCGCGACGACATGATGGCCATCCCGTCGAACTCCATCGACTACGCCGTGATGGAAAAATCGAGCAAGGTGAAGGTGGTCCCGAGCGATATCGGCTGGAGCGACCTCGGCAGCTTCGACAGCCTTTACAACGAATATCCGCACGACGACAATGGCAACAACGTGAACCCGCGCCACATCGCCGTCGGTTCCAGGAATTCCCTCGTGATGGGTAGCCAGCGAGCCATCGCGACAATCGACCTCGACAAGATGCTCATCGTCGACACCCCGGACGCGCTCCTCGTCGCCCCGCTTTCCAGCAGCCAGAAGGTGAAGAAGGTGGTGGAAGAGCTCAAGCAGCGCGGTTCCGACCTCATCAACGTGCCGCAGACTGTAAGCCGTCCGTGGGGAACGTATTCCGTGCTTGAATCTACCGAACGCTACAAGATGAAACGCATCGTGGTGAAGCCAGGCAAGCGCCTCAGCCTGCAGAAGCACCTGCACCGTTCCGAGCACTGGGTGGTCGTAAGCGGTACAGCCACGGTGACCGTCGGCAAGAACGTGTTCTACGTGCGTCCGAACGAATCCACCTACATCCCCGTGGGCGAAGTTCACCGTCTGCAGAACGAAGGGAAACTTCCACTCGTGATCGTCGAAGTCCAGGTGGGTGAATACACCGGCGAAGACGACATCATCCGCATGGAAGACGACTTCCACAGAAACTAA
- a CDS encoding alpha/beta fold hydrolase, whose translation MSDSLVQTVRTDTFEMDYARIGSGEKPLVVIPGISIKNPLNFANSFSVPYKIFLNDYTLYFFDRKKEAKPGYTLEQMADDQVNALNSIGIEKADIFGVSQGGMIAQYMAIRHPQIVNKLVLGSSTSHAEPLQLETIGKWARLADTHNAQELVDSFLDKCFSEKFLTRYRRALKAMYENVSDAEMDRFSIFAHACDFVNTYDDLGKIKSPTLVLGAGNDLVTTPEASIKIADKLKTESIPYEFYMYEGYGHAVFDELSDYKKRIFEFLEK comes from the coding sequence ATGAGCGATTCTCTTGTACAGACCGTCCGTACGGATACTTTTGAAATGGATTACGCCAGAATCGGTTCTGGCGAAAAGCCGTTAGTCGTCATTCCCGGGATTTCTATCAAGAATCCCCTGAATTTCGCGAACTCCTTTAGCGTACCTTACAAGATATTCTTGAACGACTACACGCTCTATTTCTTTGACCGTAAAAAAGAGGCAAAACCCGGTTACACGCTTGAACAAATGGCCGATGACCAGGTTAACGCCCTCAATTCCATCGGAATCGAAAAGGCCGACATCTTTGGAGTATCGCAAGGTGGCATGATTGCCCAGTACATGGCAATCCGTCATCCGCAAATCGTAAACAAGCTGGTTCTCGGTTCATCCACTTCGCACGCGGAACCACTGCAACTAGAAACCATCGGCAAATGGGCGCGTCTAGCCGACACTCATAACGCCCAGGAACTCGTCGATTCCTTCCTCGACAAATGCTTTAGCGAAAAATTCCTGACGCGTTACCGCAGGGCGCTCAAGGCGATGTACGAAAATGTCTCCGATGCCGAAATGGATCGTTTTTCCATTTTCGCTCATGCCTGCGACTTTGTCAACACCTACGACGATCTCGGAAAAATCAAGAGCCCGACATTAGTTCTTGGCGCAGGGAACGATCTCGTGACCACCCCGGAAGCCTCCATCAAGATTGCAGACAAGTTAAAAACCGAAAGTATCCCATACGAATTCTATATGTACGAAGGCTACGGTCACGCCGTATTCGATGAACTGAGCGATTACAAGAAACGAATTTTTGAATTCCTGGAAAAGTAA
- a CDS encoding acyltransferase family protein, with protein METPPQTPDAKPRYAFVDLAKGICIMLVVWHHIASTWGIESYPLKETVSLFRMPLYFFLSGLFFKEYAGFFDFCRRKVNKLLIPFAFFFVTLSCLLPFALHYLHLRANPGASVWYSFFWKQTFPNIPVWFLLSLFWTNLIFYGLHLVVKKIVAKKFPKHTTASLVSLSVILGLVGFFLGRNGIKLPMFLASSLTAIPYFCAGHVAFRYTKILAPNRLDRWNIPFALLLFGITLALSFNAPPESVSYVSNRYWFPIWNIYLCGLLGTIAVLLLSKAIGKIPLVSYFGRYSIMILVTHGWVQWGIIKFLQENHVHWPRPVALAFVFVTTMLLYLGIIPLMKRFLPHVTAQKDVI; from the coding sequence ATGGAAACTCCCCCACAGACCCCCGATGCCAAGCCCCGCTACGCCTTTGTCGATTTGGCCAAGGGCATTTGCATTATGCTGGTGGTTTGGCATCACATCGCTAGCACCTGGGGAATCGAAAGCTACCCGCTCAAGGAAACCGTATCGCTTTTCCGCATGCCTCTCTACTTTTTCCTGTCGGGACTTTTCTTCAAGGAATACGCAGGTTTCTTTGACTTTTGTCGACGCAAGGTGAACAAGCTTCTCATTCCGTTCGCCTTCTTTTTTGTGACTCTTTCTTGCCTATTGCCCTTTGCACTGCATTACCTGCATCTGCGGGCAAATCCAGGCGCGAGTGTCTGGTATTCGTTCTTTTGGAAACAGACATTTCCGAATATCCCCGTATGGTTCTTGCTAAGCCTATTCTGGACGAACCTGATCTTTTACGGTTTACACCTCGTCGTAAAAAAAATAGTGGCGAAAAAATTTCCGAAGCACACCACGGCATCGCTCGTCAGTTTATCCGTCATATTGGGCCTAGTCGGTTTCTTCCTCGGGCGAAACGGCATCAAGCTTCCGATGTTCCTCGCCTCTTCACTCACGGCAATTCCCTACTTTTGTGCAGGACACGTGGCTTTCCGCTACACGAAAATTCTGGCGCCGAACCGACTGGACCGTTGGAACATTCCCTTTGCTCTCTTACTCTTTGGAATCACCCTCGCACTTTCCTTTAACGCCCCGCCGGAATCCGTCAGCTATGTCAGCAACCGCTACTGGTTCCCGATATGGAACATATACCTATGCGGGCTCCTGGGCACCATCGCCGTTCTACTGCTATCCAAGGCCATCGGGAAAATTCCACTCGTTTCCTACTTCGGTCGCTATTCCATCATGATCCTGGTGACGCACGGTTGGGTCCAATGGGGAATCATTAAGTTTTTGCAGGAAAATCACGTGCATTGGCCGAGGCCTGTGGCGCTTGCTTTTGTCTTTGTGACGACCATGCTCCTGTACTTGGGCATTATACCGCTCATGAAGCGCTTCTTACCTCACGTGACCGCACAGAAAGACGTTATTTAA
- a CDS encoding VWA domain-containing protein has protein sequence MDIGALHFQNPEAFWLLLLVPVLVGWYIYREHRRKSTIKFPALSIAKRAVPSRRVRFRHIVPILRLAALICFVVALARPQNAMEVEYTSTDGVDIMLALDVSGSMGTLDMLTRMEQAKLGVMNAERILKSGDYWKYSRLGYAQQVIADFIQKRHSDRIGLSAFGARSITQCPLTLDYGSLLEILKATDDLARDSIMGSRTAIGDGLMNSLARLQKSEAKSKVVVLLTDGRDNASVVPPMRAADVAQSLGVKVYTVGVGKRNGKILAFQQNPWTGDISWGERDITPEEGIDEGVLKAVAQKTGGRFYRAENKEELEKIYSEIDELEKTEIETVAYARYAEKFYPWLLVGALLILLELLLANTRFVRIP, from the coding sequence ATGGATATTGGTGCGCTGCATTTTCAGAATCCCGAGGCCTTCTGGCTCTTACTTTTAGTCCCTGTTTTAGTCGGCTGGTACATCTACCGTGAACACCGCCGCAAGAGTACCATCAAGTTTCCGGCACTCTCGATTGCAAAGCGCGCTGTCCCGAGCAGACGCGTCCGTTTTCGCCATATCGTGCCGATTTTACGCCTCGCCGCACTCATCTGCTTTGTCGTGGCGCTTGCCCGCCCGCAGAACGCCATGGAAGTGGAATACACGTCGACCGACGGCGTCGACATCATGCTCGCGCTCGACGTTTCGGGATCCATGGGCACGCTCGACATGCTCACGCGTATGGAACAGGCGAAGCTCGGTGTCATGAATGCAGAACGCATCCTGAAATCCGGCGACTACTGGAAATATAGTCGCTTGGGTTATGCCCAGCAAGTGATTGCAGACTTTATCCAGAAACGCCACAGCGACCGAATTGGGCTTTCTGCCTTTGGTGCACGCTCGATTACGCAGTGCCCGCTGACGCTCGATTACGGATCCCTCCTTGAAATTCTGAAAGCGACCGATGACCTTGCCCGCGATTCCATTATGGGTAGCCGCACGGCCATTGGAGACGGTCTTATGAATTCCCTTGCGCGTTTGCAAAAGTCCGAAGCCAAGTCTAAAGTAGTGGTTCTCCTGACCGATGGTCGCGATAACGCTAGCGTGGTGCCGCCGATGCGTGCCGCAGACGTAGCGCAGTCGCTGGGAGTCAAGGTCTACACGGTTGGCGTGGGTAAAAGGAACGGCAAGATTCTCGCCTTCCAGCAGAATCCGTGGACAGGCGATATTTCTTGGGGCGAACGCGATATCACTCCCGAAGAGGGCATCGACGAAGGCGTATTGAAAGCCGTGGCACAAAAGACCGGTGGGCGTTTCTACCGCGCCGAGAACAAGGAAGAACTCGAGAAAATCTATTCCGAAATCGATGAACTCGAAAAGACCGAAATTGAAACGGTCGCCTACGCCCGCTACGCCGAAAAATTCTACCCGTGGCTCCTGGTGGGCGCCCTGCTGATTTTACTTGAATTGTTGCTTGCGAATACGCGCTTTGTGCGCATCCCGTAA
- a CDS encoding VWA domain-containing protein has translation MRFAEPMFLWGLLTLPLFALLFAYAYHRRKKLAARFVSLSMLPKLSTSVSPWRRLAKVTLLLFAIAFLFVALARPQWGRKMEHIERRGLDLVLLQDISLSMLAEDVKPNRLTRSRHEISSFLESLSGDRVGLVAFSGEAQVMVPLTLDYGTVQMMLRELTPGWLMPGTNLEKAIRKGMDLYRNSGSAGQYSVMILMSDGEELEAAAVNAAKEAAEMGIRIYTIGIGSREGVPIPVPSKNGEIAYKKDLQGNIVTTRLEDGTLQEIASATGGLYFYASPGEFQLQKVLTEIASLEKKEQASDRMENYQDRYQIFLGLAALLFLIEALVSERGRKRRVGAGRFS, from the coding sequence ATGCGATTTGCTGAACCGATGTTCTTGTGGGGCCTACTTACGCTCCCTCTGTTTGCGCTCCTTTTTGCGTATGCCTATCACCGTCGCAAAAAGTTGGCAGCCAGATTCGTTTCGCTTTCGATGTTACCTAAGCTTTCGACTTCGGTGTCGCCTTGGCGGCGCCTGGCGAAAGTAACCCTCTTGCTTTTTGCAATCGCATTCCTGTTCGTTGCGTTGGCGCGACCGCAATGGGGTCGCAAGATGGAGCACATTGAACGCCGCGGTCTTGACCTGGTACTGTTGCAGGACATTTCACTTTCGATGCTCGCCGAAGACGTGAAGCCGAACCGCCTTACCCGTAGCCGCCACGAAATTTCTTCGTTTCTGGAATCGCTTTCGGGCGACCGCGTTGGCCTCGTGGCATTCTCCGGAGAAGCTCAGGTGATGGTGCCACTCACCCTCGATTACGGCACCGTGCAGATGATGCTCCGAGAACTCACTCCGGGCTGGCTCATGCCGGGAACGAATCTGGAAAAGGCTATCCGCAAGGGGATGGACCTGTACCGTAATTCCGGAAGCGCCGGGCAATACTCCGTGATGATCTTGATGAGCGACGGAGAAGAACTCGAAGCCGCCGCCGTCAACGCCGCGAAAGAAGCCGCCGAGATGGGAATTCGCATCTACACCATCGGTATCGGCTCCCGCGAAGGCGTGCCTATTCCGGTGCCCTCCAAGAACGGCGAAATTGCCTACAAGAAGGACTTGCAAGGGAACATTGTCACGACCCGTCTTGAAGACGGAACACTACAGGAAATCGCAAGCGCAACCGGCGGACTCTACTTTTACGCAAGCCCGGGAGAATTCCAGTTGCAAAAGGTGCTGACAGAAATCGCAAGTCTCGAAAAGAAGGAACAGGCTTCCGACCGTATGGAAAACTACCAGGACCGTTACCAGATTTTCCTTGGCCTTGCCGCGCTTCTGTTCCTGATTGAAGCGCTCGTGTCCGAAAGGGGCCGAAAGCGTCGCGTTGGAGCCGGCCGGTTTAGCTAA
- a CDS encoding DUF4956 domain-containing protein yields MLDLLAVQSGTANATLITLAYTLILTFILSSVIAWTYEKTFLGLSYSRNFVQAIVLSAVVAATVMQAIGDNVGRGLGMMGALSVVRFRTSFKDPRDIMFVFASLGAGIGCGVYAWGAAAGGTVAFCLVAFLLSRTGLGTKHFFDGMLRFALPNEPKVRGQIEDIMKSSLKTFILITMREVDGGARLDVAYQIRLRATKPAAEILSELSKIEGISDVQFMMQDATTEM; encoded by the coding sequence ATGCTCGACCTTTTAGCCGTCCAGTCCGGCACCGCCAATGCCACCCTTATCACATTGGCGTACACCTTGATTCTCACGTTTATCCTGTCCTCGGTCATTGCCTGGACCTACGAAAAGACCTTCCTCGGACTTTCGTACTCCCGCAACTTCGTGCAAGCAATCGTGCTCAGCGCAGTAGTCGCCGCAACGGTGATGCAGGCTATCGGAGACAATGTCGGACGAGGCCTCGGTATGATGGGTGCTCTATCGGTGGTTCGCTTTAGAACGAGCTTCAAGGATCCCCGCGACATTATGTTCGTGTTCGCCTCGCTCGGCGCCGGTATCGGATGCGGTGTGTACGCATGGGGTGCCGCAGCGGGCGGTACGGTCGCCTTCTGCCTCGTCGCGTTCCTGCTTTCCCGCACGGGTCTCGGAACCAAGCACTTCTTTGACGGTATGCTCCGTTTCGCCCTTCCGAACGAACCCAAGGTACGCGGTCAGATCGAAGACATTATGAAGTCCAGCCTCAAGACCTTCATCTTGATTACGATGCGCGAAGTTGATGGCGGAGCAAGACTGGATGTCGCCTATCAGATTCGCCTGCGCGCGACAAAGCCCGCGGCAGAAATCCTGAGCGAACTTTCTAAGATCGAAGGCATCTCGGACGTACAGTTCATGATGCAGGACGCCACGACGGAAATGTAG
- a CDS encoding HlyD family secretion protein: MSKLEDLIDNFWNTHKNNAGVAYLYGHKLSIAWVLCVIIAIILGVIYQGKIATFQGIAEATETTISLPSPTEVVKIHVMPGQSIQPGDTIVELNRPDLTLRIAELTRELDASEGRSNLSAADIDQKVAAVKADLATKTLTLKSEINRLETEYKKNKEIASKLKSLQGSNANSDGNDAMAMQIKNLKNELAVANANANEQIKLLRSSNRLQKDAGKSEAENLKKELEELQKQQEELVQIAKENWVVGSVNVHDGEKVSSFAPIITLTHKSPTLVRGYIHERMYQRMDIGETVKVKTLSGTGKPVKGKIVGLSSRIVEFPVRMWKMPEMPIHGREVIITIPAENPFLLGEMVTISE; this comes from the coding sequence ATGAGCAAGCTTGAAGATTTGATTGACAACTTCTGGAACACCCACAAGAACAACGCGGGCGTTGCCTACCTTTACGGTCATAAGCTCTCTATCGCCTGGGTTCTCTGCGTCATTATCGCCATTATTCTTGGCGTTATTTACCAGGGCAAGATCGCCACTTTCCAGGGCATTGCCGAAGCGACCGAAACCACGATTAGTCTCCCGAGCCCGACTGAAGTGGTCAAGATTCACGTGATGCCCGGACAGTCGATCCAGCCCGGCGACACCATCGTAGAACTCAACCGTCCGGACCTCACCCTCCGCATCGCAGAACTCACCCGCGAATTGGACGCCAGCGAAGGCCGCAGCAACCTTTCCGCTGCGGACATCGATCAGAAGGTGGCCGCTGTCAAGGCAGACCTCGCTACCAAGACGCTCACACTCAAGTCCGAAATCAACCGTCTCGAAACGGAATACAAAAAGAACAAGGAAATTGCCTCCAAGCTCAAGAGCCTCCAGGGATCCAACGCCAATAGCGACGGGAACGACGCCATGGCCATGCAGATCAAGAACCTGAAGAACGAACTCGCCGTCGCAAACGCCAACGCGAATGAACAGATCAAGCTTCTCAGGAGCAGCAACCGACTGCAGAAGGATGCGGGCAAGAGCGAAGCCGAAAACCTGAAAAAGGAACTCGAGGAACTCCAGAAACAACAGGAAGAACTGGTCCAGATTGCCAAGGAAAACTGGGTCGTCGGTTCCGTGAACGTCCACGACGGAGAAAAGGTTTCGAGTTTCGCCCCGATTATCACCCTCACCCACAAATCCCCGACGCTTGTCCGCGGCTACATCCACGAAAGAATGTACCAGCGTATGGATATCGGGGAAACAGTGAAGGTCAAGACCCTGAGTGGAACCGGCAAGCCCGTCAAGGGCAAGATTGTCGGTCTTTCGAGCCGCATCGTGGAATTCCCGGTACGCATGTGGAAAATGCCGGAAATGCCTATTCACGGCCGCGAAGTCATCATTACGATTCCCGCCGAAAATCCGTTCCTCCTGGGAGAAATGGTCACTATTTCGGAATAG
- a CDS encoding polyphosphate polymerase domain-containing protein — MAEARGFSLLERFELKYHIPVEWADRIGAFLAPYCEEDYYSKITPGGFYWITNLYLDSPSWTFLGWKKKQLLDRFNMRIRTYGEHPAQDGTFHFECKRKIKNICYKSRGTIKGINPGEVWNMKPEDWPCKGEKDRMYVKDFLYKTELYNAHPRLLTQYKRRAWFGLREEYSRVTIDTGMRFREENGFDYTVDPHYMHSTGIPRFFQPGCDAVLELKCPCSQVPYWMFDLIKFLNLKHAAFSKFGNAAAEWKRVYENPRRFKTPYWTKLAVGAGENY; from the coding sequence ATGGCCGAGGCCCGCGGATTTAGCCTTCTCGAAAGGTTCGAACTCAAGTACCACATTCCTGTGGAATGGGCCGACCGTATCGGCGCCTTCCTCGCACCCTATTGCGAAGAAGACTACTACTCGAAAATCACCCCAGGTGGATTCTACTGGATCACGAACCTCTATCTGGATTCGCCCAGCTGGACGTTCCTCGGCTGGAAAAAGAAACAGTTGCTGGACCGTTTCAATATGCGCATTCGCACTTATGGTGAGCACCCGGCACAAGACGGAACGTTCCACTTCGAATGCAAGCGCAAGATCAAGAATATCTGCTACAAGAGCCGCGGCACCATCAAGGGAATCAACCCCGGCGAAGTGTGGAACATGAAACCCGAGGACTGGCCGTGCAAGGGAGAAAAGGACCGCATGTACGTGAAGGATTTTCTGTACAAGACGGAACTCTATAACGCACACCCGCGCCTACTCACGCAATACAAGCGCCGCGCCTGGTTTGGACTCCGCGAAGAATATTCCCGCGTGACCATCGATACCGGCATGCGTTTCCGCGAAGAAAATGGTTTCGACTACACCGTCGATCCGCACTACATGCACTCAACCGGCATACCGAGATTTTTCCAACCCGGTTGCGATGCCGTACTCGAGCTCAAGTGCCCCTGTTCGCAGGTGCCTTACTGGATGTTTGACCTGATTAAGTTCTTGAACTTGAAACATGCTGCGTTTTCCAAGTTCGGCAATGCCGCCGCGGAATGGAAACGTGTTTACGAGAACCCACGGCGATTCAAGACTCCCTATTGGACAAAACTCGCCGTCGGCGCAGGTGAAAATTATTAA
- a CDS encoding lamin tail domain-containing protein: MDIKKILLTGSTVAALAFVVACSDDSSSGPKNEDPASSASIDQPTSSDGTTPTSNGTETGSSSSATEPDEHLSSSMDASVTNMVITEIMYNAPDASELEWVEVAIAAGPDLKSMAFYKLRLEGAITYSFPAEPLAKGEYVVVTNNVELFKETYPTFTGRLFGPWDNDPSTGTVAKLSNEGDVIDVKLTGNGDVSCSYSKEPPWPSLANGKGRTLVYKGGNAALPSSWGASKILKGNPGVGNDEWLTTSNVRINEIMPTLTGQNAWVELYNAGTENVDVTGWQFESKVRNETLTIKSGIVPAGSYLVLDAASDFSEELIVSPIGGAYYLYGATEGDESSLFLPSSELSSGVVDLADGSMAQGALTTATPGAINTNLYIGPVVINEIHYHPIDDNANDVEFLELKNTSATPITLYEKVKTTNKGWKVEGINMDFTSSDILPANGLAVLFPESLSTAVGEAGLRTRYSIASDVLVKFYKGKLSNRGEMIAVKKPFDFSDDPTSPSGIQWFYNWSDATLYSDGWKGENFAKTDGFGYSLQRKDYSTMGYEASAWVAAEPTPGK, from the coding sequence ATGGATATCAAAAAAATTCTTTTGACGGGTTCGACCGTGGCAGCGTTGGCATTCGTCGTTGCCTGCTCCGATGATTCCTCTTCGGGGCCCAAGAACGAAGATCCGGCCTCCAGCGCCTCCATCGATCAGCCGACTTCGTCTGACGGAACCACCCCGACATCCAACGGCACCGAGACGGGTTCGTCCAGCAGCGCAACTGAACCGGACGAGCATCTTTCTTCGTCGATGGATGCCAGCGTGACGAACATGGTCATCACCGAAATCATGTACAACGCCCCCGACGCCTCCGAACTCGAATGGGTGGAAGTGGCGATTGCGGCCGGTCCCGACCTTAAGAGCATGGCATTCTACAAGCTCCGTCTCGAAGGAGCCATCACCTATTCTTTCCCGGCAGAACCGCTAGCCAAGGGCGAATATGTCGTCGTTACGAACAACGTCGAATTGTTCAAGGAAACGTATCCGACCTTTACAGGCCGACTCTTTGGCCCCTGGGATAACGATCCCTCTACCGGTACGGTTGCAAAACTTTCGAACGAAGGCGATGTTATCGATGTCAAGCTGACCGGAAACGGTGACGTCAGCTGTTCCTACAGCAAGGAACCGCCTTGGCCCTCCCTTGCCAACGGCAAGGGCCGCACCCTCGTCTACAAGGGCGGAAACGCCGCTCTTCCCTCTTCCTGGGGCGCAAGCAAGATCCTGAAGGGTAACCCCGGTGTCGGTAACGACGAATGGCTGACGACCTCCAATGTGCGCATCAATGAAATCATGCCGACCCTGACCGGTCAGAATGCATGGGTAGAACTGTACAATGCAGGAACCGAAAATGTCGACGTAACAGGCTGGCAATTTGAATCCAAAGTCCGTAACGAAACCCTGACCATCAAATCGGGAATCGTTCCTGCCGGAAGCTACCTGGTCCTGGATGCGGCTTCCGATTTCAGCGAAGAACTGATCGTCAGCCCCATTGGCGGCGCCTACTATCTGTATGGAGCCACCGAAGGCGATGAATCCAGCCTGTTCCTGCCCTCCAGTGAACTTTCGAGCGGCGTCGTTGACCTGGCCGACGGTTCCATGGCTCAGGGAGCCCTTACCACGGCAACTCCGGGAGCCATTAACACGAATCTGTATATCGGCCCGGTCGTCATCAACGAAATTCATTATCACCCCATTGACGACAATGCAAACGACGTCGAATTCCTGGAACTCAAGAACACCTCTGCAACCCCGATCACTCTCTACGAAAAGGTGAAAACGACCAACAAGGGCTGGAAGGTCGAAGGTATCAACATGGACTTTACAAGCTCCGACATCCTGCCCGCAAACGGTCTCGCAGTCCTGTTCCCGGAATCGCTTTCAACCGCCGTGGGAGAAGCCGGATTGCGCACCCGCTACTCCATCGCAAGCGACGTACTCGTCAAGTTCTACAAGGGTAAGCTTTCGAACCGTGGCGAAATGATCGCCGTCAAGAAGCCCTTCGACTTCAGCGATGATCCAACAAGCCCCTCGGGCATCCAATGGTTCTACAACTGGTCCGATGCAACGCTCTATAGCGACGGCTGGAAGGGCGAAAACTTCGCAAAGACAGACGGATTCGGATATAGCCTACAACGCAAGGACTACAGCACCATGGGTTATGAAGCTTCCGCCTGGGTTGCCGCAGAACCGACCCCCGGAAAATAG